The Prunus persica cultivar Lovell chromosome G8, Prunus_persica_NCBIv2, whole genome shotgun sequence genome includes a region encoding these proteins:
- the LOC18767702 gene encoding fructose-1,6-bisphosphatase, cytosolic — MDHAADAHRTDLMTITRFVLNEQSKHPESRGDFTILLNHIVLGCKFVCSAVNKAGLAKLIGLAGETNVQGEEQKKLDVLSNEVFVKALVSSGRTSILVSEEDEEAIFVEPSKRGKYCVVFDPLDGSSNIDCGVSIGTIFGIYVVKDGIEPTLHDVLQPGKNMVAAGYCMYGSSCTFVLSTGTGVHGFTLDPSLGEFILTHPDIQIPKKGKIYSVNEGNAKNWDGPTAKYVEKCKYPKDGSSPKSLRYIGSMVADVHRTLLYGGIFLYPADKKSPNGKLRVLYEVFPMSFLMEQAGGQSFTGKERALDLVPNKIHERSPIFLGSYDDVEEIKTLYAAEGKK, encoded by the exons ATGGATCACGCGGCCGATGCTCACCGTACGGATTTGATGACCATAACGAGGTTCGTGCTGAATGAGCAGTCCAAGCACCCTGAGTCTCGCGGAGACTTCACCATCTTGCTCAATCATATTGTTCTTGGCTGCAAGTTTGTCTGCTCTGCTGTCAacaag GCGGGTCTGGCCAAACTTATTGGGCTTGCTGGAGAGACCAACGTTCAG GGTGAAGAGCAAAAGAAACTGGATGTGCTTTCAAATGAAGTTTTTGTTAAGGCCCTGGTTAGCAGTGGCAGAACT TCTATCCTTGTTTCggaggaagatgaagaggcCATATTTGTGGAGCCATCCAAGCGTGGAAA GTACTGTGTTGTATTTGATCCACTGGATGGTTCGTCTAACATTGATTGTGGTGTTTCCATTGGAACG ATTTTTGGGATTTATGTGGTAAAAGATGGCATTGAACCTACTCTGCACGATGTCTTGCAACCTGGAAAGAATATGGTTGCAGCAGGCTACTGCATGTATGGAAGCTCTTGCACG TTTGTATTGAGCACTGGAACAGGGGTTCATGGGTTCACTCTGGATCCATCTCTTGGGGAGTTCATACTAACTCACCCAGACATCCAG ATtccaaagaaaggaaaaatctATTCAGTGAATGAAGGGAATGCCAAAAATTGGGATGGTCCGACGGCCAA GTATGTGGAAAAGTGCAAATACCCGAAAGATGGTTCATCACCAAAGTCTCTAAGATACATTGGAAG CATGGTTGCTGATGTTCATCGGACACTGCTTTATGGAGGTATCTTTTTGTATCCTGCTGACAAGAAGAGCCCAAATGGGAAACTGCG TGTTCTCTACGAAGTCTTCCCCATGTCTTTCTTGATGGAACAAGCAGGCGGTCAGTCATTCACTGGCAAGGAACGG GCCCTTGACCTAGTTCCAAACAAGATCCACGAGCGCTCTCCAATCTTCCTTGGCAGCTATGATGATGTTGAGGAAATCAAGACGCTCTACGCCGCAGAAGGGAAGAAGTAA
- the LOC18767542 gene encoding ubiquitin carboxyl-terminal hydrolase FAM188A isoform X1, with translation MADHEEEDLRTALRMSMQNSPPEPKRSKPRDGPAGAPTGLPEESSDVKTRRLQRELMATAAEKRMLDARKASPSPSSVSGSAGSSGSALAAKVVRKDKELSLEEVNLGKGLSEEDAKQLFSMVFGAEVTKGILAQWSNQGIRFSPDPETSMGLVQHEGGPCGVLAAIQAFVLKYLIFCPPELGKVVPNMHHNMGSRTLSNSPCVASNNFASLTEDAKARALIRSMGEILFLCGSNKRAVIATLSVIGDDTERSKDNLDDEVSELKLVDNALFSDRNNVITKSLEGLSIESAADLHKVLRVNTYTTRESAFKRLQAVIPVFQSRMGALLFLISALLSRGLDLVQADRDDPSLPLVTAPFGHASQEIVNLLLCGQAVPNVFDGKMDLGGGMSLKGVSRPVEVGFLTLLESLNFCKVGQYLKCPKWPIWVVGSESHYTVLFSLDTTVQDENELEGRESQIRKAFDAQDQSGGGGFISVEGFHQVLKETNVELPTEKVDLLCSTGFIVWSEFWQVILELDKSLGGLKDSTGLMGKKVFDLYHFNGIAKSDLNGSQLSSGGETPVQRPRLTKLKVSVPPRWTPEEYMTDVAVSSGSGGNESGGKVTEIAKPEPSQHAPLVDCIRTRWPRAVCNWIGYPPSIV, from the exons ATGGCGGATCACGAGGAGGAGGACCTGCGAACGGCACTACGGATGAGCATGCAGAATTCGCCTCCGGAGCCCAAGCGCAGCAAACCCAGGGACGGCCCCGCAGGAGCTCCCACCGGGTTGCCTGAGGAGTCGTCGGACGTGAAGACCCGGAGACTTCAGCGAGAGCTCATGGCTACTGCAGCCGAGAAGAGAATGCTGGATGCCAGAAAGGCCTCGCCTTCACCTAGCTCGGTCTCGGGGTCTGCGGGCTCCTCGGGTTCGGCTTTGGCGGCAAAGGTCGTGAGGAAAGATAAGGAATTGAGCTTGGAGGAAGTGAATTTGGGAAAAGGTTTGAGCGAAGAGGATGCAAAGCAGTTGTTTTCGATGGTGTTTGGTGCTGAGGTTACAAAGGGCATTCTTGCACAGTGGAGTAATCAGGGTATAAG GTTTAGCCCTGATCCAGAAACATCTATGGGTCTAGTGCAGCATGAAGGTGGGCCCTGTGGCGTTTTAGCAGCAATTCAA GCATTTGTTCTCAAATACCTCATTTTCTGCCCACCTGAATTAGGTAAAGTTGTACCAAACATGCATCACAATATGGGTTCAAGGACACTGTCTAATAGTCCGTGTGTTGCATCGAATAATTTTGCCTCTCTTACTGAAGATGCAAAAGCAAG AGCACTGATTAGAAGTATGGGTGAAATATTGTTCTTATGCGGAAGTAATAAAAGGGCTGTGATTGCAACTTTGagtgttattggtgatgacaCTGAGAGGTCTAAAGACAATCTGGATGATGAAGTAAGTGAACTGAAGCTTGTGGATAATGCTCTGTTTTCTGATAGGAATAAT GTAATAACAAAATCACTTGAGGGTCTTTCAATTGAATCAGCTGCTGATTTGCATAAGGTGCTAAGAGTTAACACATACACAACACGAGAAAGTGCATTTAAAAGGCTCCAAGCTGTGATTCCTGTTTTCCAAAGTCGTATGGGGGCATTGCTGTTCCTTATTTCTGCTTTACTTTCTCGAGGACTG GACTTAGTTCAAGCTGACAGGGATGATCCGAGCCTACCTCTTGTCACTGCTCCTTttgggcatgcctcacag GAAATTGTGAACTTGCTGCTCTGCGGGCAGGCAGTGCCCAATGTTTTCGATGGAAAGATGGATTTAGGTGGTGGCATGTCTTTAAAGGGTGTATCCAGACCTGTGGAAGTTGGATTCCTCACTCTGTTAGAATCCCTAAATTTTTGTAAGGTTGGCCAGTATCTGAAATGCCCAAAATGGCCAATATGGGTAGTTGGAAGTGAGTCTCATTATACAGTCCTTTTTTCCCTAGATACCACTGTTCAAGATGAGAATGAACTGGAAGGAAGGGAATCACAGATTCGAAAAGCTTTTGATGCGCAAGATCagagtggaggtggtggttttaTTAGTGTGGAAGGCTTTCATCAAGTCCTTAAAGAAACTAATGTAGAACTTCCAACTGAGAAGGTTGACCTCCTATGCAGCACAGGATTTATCGTATGGAGCGAGTTCTGGCAGGTCATTTTGGAATTGGACAAGAGCTTAGGAGGGCTGAAGGATTCAACTGGATTGATGGGTAAGAAGGTGTTTGATCTTTACCATTTTAATGGAATTGCAAAATCAGATCTGAATGGAAGCCAGCTAAGCTCTGGAGGCGAGACTCCAGTTCAAAGACCTAGGCTCACAAAATTGAAGGTGTCAGTTCCTCCAAGATGGACTCCTGAAGAATATATGACAGATGTGGCGGTGTCCTCTGGTTCTGGTGGTAATGAATCTGGAGGGAAAGTCACAGAAATTGCCAAGCCAGAGCCTTCTCAGCATGCACCTTTGGTGGACTGCATAAGAACGCGCTGGCCCCGTGCTGTCTGCAATTGGATAGGGTACCCGCCTAGTATAGTCTGA
- the LOC18767542 gene encoding ubiquitin carboxyl-terminal hydrolase FAM188A isoform X2 — protein MADHEEEDLRTALRMSMQNSPPEPKRSKPRDGPAGAPTGLPEESSDVKTRRLQRELMATAAEKRMLDARKASPSPSSVSGSAGSSGSALAAKVVRKDKELSLEEVNLGKGLSEEDAKQLFSMVFGAEVTKGILAQWSNQGIRFSPDPETSMGLVQHEGGPCGVLAAIQAFVLKYLIFCPPELGKVVPNMHHNMGSRTLSNSPCVASNNFASLTEDAKARALIRSMGEILFLCGSNKRAVIATLSVIGDDTERSKDNLDDEVITKSLEGLSIESAADLHKVLRVNTYTTRESAFKRLQAVIPVFQSRMGALLFLISALLSRGLDLVQADRDDPSLPLVTAPFGHASQEIVNLLLCGQAVPNVFDGKMDLGGGMSLKGVSRPVEVGFLTLLESLNFCKVGQYLKCPKWPIWVVGSESHYTVLFSLDTTVQDENELEGRESQIRKAFDAQDQSGGGGFISVEGFHQVLKETNVELPTEKVDLLCSTGFIVWSEFWQVILELDKSLGGLKDSTGLMGKKVFDLYHFNGIAKSDLNGSQLSSGGETPVQRPRLTKLKVSVPPRWTPEEYMTDVAVSSGSGGNESGGKVTEIAKPEPSQHAPLVDCIRTRWPRAVCNWIGYPPSIV, from the exons ATGGCGGATCACGAGGAGGAGGACCTGCGAACGGCACTACGGATGAGCATGCAGAATTCGCCTCCGGAGCCCAAGCGCAGCAAACCCAGGGACGGCCCCGCAGGAGCTCCCACCGGGTTGCCTGAGGAGTCGTCGGACGTGAAGACCCGGAGACTTCAGCGAGAGCTCATGGCTACTGCAGCCGAGAAGAGAATGCTGGATGCCAGAAAGGCCTCGCCTTCACCTAGCTCGGTCTCGGGGTCTGCGGGCTCCTCGGGTTCGGCTTTGGCGGCAAAGGTCGTGAGGAAAGATAAGGAATTGAGCTTGGAGGAAGTGAATTTGGGAAAAGGTTTGAGCGAAGAGGATGCAAAGCAGTTGTTTTCGATGGTGTTTGGTGCTGAGGTTACAAAGGGCATTCTTGCACAGTGGAGTAATCAGGGTATAAG GTTTAGCCCTGATCCAGAAACATCTATGGGTCTAGTGCAGCATGAAGGTGGGCCCTGTGGCGTTTTAGCAGCAATTCAA GCATTTGTTCTCAAATACCTCATTTTCTGCCCACCTGAATTAGGTAAAGTTGTACCAAACATGCATCACAATATGGGTTCAAGGACACTGTCTAATAGTCCGTGTGTTGCATCGAATAATTTTGCCTCTCTTACTGAAGATGCAAAAGCAAG AGCACTGATTAGAAGTATGGGTGAAATATTGTTCTTATGCGGAAGTAATAAAAGGGCTGTGATTGCAACTTTGagtgttattggtgatgacaCTGAGAGGTCTAAAGACAATCTGGATGATGAA GTAATAACAAAATCACTTGAGGGTCTTTCAATTGAATCAGCTGCTGATTTGCATAAGGTGCTAAGAGTTAACACATACACAACACGAGAAAGTGCATTTAAAAGGCTCCAAGCTGTGATTCCTGTTTTCCAAAGTCGTATGGGGGCATTGCTGTTCCTTATTTCTGCTTTACTTTCTCGAGGACTG GACTTAGTTCAAGCTGACAGGGATGATCCGAGCCTACCTCTTGTCACTGCTCCTTttgggcatgcctcacag GAAATTGTGAACTTGCTGCTCTGCGGGCAGGCAGTGCCCAATGTTTTCGATGGAAAGATGGATTTAGGTGGTGGCATGTCTTTAAAGGGTGTATCCAGACCTGTGGAAGTTGGATTCCTCACTCTGTTAGAATCCCTAAATTTTTGTAAGGTTGGCCAGTATCTGAAATGCCCAAAATGGCCAATATGGGTAGTTGGAAGTGAGTCTCATTATACAGTCCTTTTTTCCCTAGATACCACTGTTCAAGATGAGAATGAACTGGAAGGAAGGGAATCACAGATTCGAAAAGCTTTTGATGCGCAAGATCagagtggaggtggtggttttaTTAGTGTGGAAGGCTTTCATCAAGTCCTTAAAGAAACTAATGTAGAACTTCCAACTGAGAAGGTTGACCTCCTATGCAGCACAGGATTTATCGTATGGAGCGAGTTCTGGCAGGTCATTTTGGAATTGGACAAGAGCTTAGGAGGGCTGAAGGATTCAACTGGATTGATGGGTAAGAAGGTGTTTGATCTTTACCATTTTAATGGAATTGCAAAATCAGATCTGAATGGAAGCCAGCTAAGCTCTGGAGGCGAGACTCCAGTTCAAAGACCTAGGCTCACAAAATTGAAGGTGTCAGTTCCTCCAAGATGGACTCCTGAAGAATATATGACAGATGTGGCGGTGTCCTCTGGTTCTGGTGGTAATGAATCTGGAGGGAAAGTCACAGAAATTGCCAAGCCAGAGCCTTCTCAGCATGCACCTTTGGTGGACTGCATAAGAACGCGCTGGCCCCGTGCTGTCTGCAATTGGATAGGGTACCCGCCTAGTATAGTCTGA
- the LOC18767779 gene encoding protein ROOT PRIMORDIUM DEFECTIVE 1: MVVIMHFRNPRLVQYFVRNFSLWSMKKDPYLESALSKNRRWIVNNQIKNIILRCPDQVATVRFIQKKFKTLDLQGKALNWLKKYPCCFQVYLQGDEYYCQLTKRMMGLVEEEESVKDMQEYVFVERLTKLLMMSSNKRLNVVKLNELKRNLGFPDDYLIRLVPKYSDMFQIVNYSGRRSSMEIELVSWNPDLAVSAIEASAHKQGTEPCFTCSLPSTWVKSWERFHEFNATPYISPYLDSKGLVEGSKEMEKRTVGLVHELLSLTLWKKASIAKLGHFQREFFLPEKLNVLLLKHPGIFYVSNKYQIYTVLLREGYNEQGLVDKDPLVVVKEKFGELMQEGLHEYNRRRHLVNLEKKKKKGMVLGRPNEGKDRSSEMSNPDDQGDRGGLFDPEERKRFYKVLFDDGA; encoded by the coding sequence atggtTGTTATAATGCACTTTCGGAACCCAAGACTTGTTCAATACTTCGTTCGGAACTTTTCTCTGTGGTCAATGAAGAAGGATCCATATCTTGAATCAGCGCTGTCTAAGAATCGCCGATGGATAGTgaataatcaaataaaaaacatcaTCCTGAGGTGCCCTGATCAAGTAGCAACAGTGAGATTCATTCAGAAGAAGTTCAAGACCCTTGATCTCCAAGGAAAGGCTCTCAATTGGCTCAAAAAGTACCCATGCTGCTTTCAAGTCTATTTGCAGGGTGATGAGTACTACTGCCAGCTAACAAAACGAATGATGGGTTTGGTGGAAGAGGAAGAATCTGTTAAAGACATGCAGGAATATGTGTTTGTTGAGAGATTAACAAAGTTACTTATGATGAGCTCCAATAAAAGACTAAATGTTGTCAAGCTTAATGAACTAAAGCGGAACTTAGGTTTTCCAGATGACTATTTGATTAGACTTGTGCCAAAGTATTCTGATATGTTTCAGATTGTTAATTATAGTGGGCGGCGGAGTTCCATGGAGATTGAGCTGGTGTCTTGGAATCCAGATTTAGCGGTTTCTGCTATTGAAGCTTCAGCTCACAAGCAAGGAACTGAGCCATGTTTCACATGCTCATTGCCTTCAACTTGGGTCAAGTCGTGGGAAAGGTTTCATGAATTTAATGCGACACCTTATATTTCACCCTACTTGGACTCCAAAGGCTTAGTGGAGGGATCAAAGGAGATGGAGAAGAGGACGGTGGGTTTGGTGCATGAGTTGTTGTCATTGACTCTATGGAAGAAAGCATCAATTGCAAAGCTGGGACATTTTCagagagaattttttttgccaGAGAAACTGAACGTTTTGCTGCTCAAGCACCCTGGCATATTCTATGTCTCTAATAAGTATCAGATTTATACTGTCCTTCTTAGAGAAGGTTATAATGAGCAAGGACTGGTAGATAAGGATCCACTTGTTGTTGTGAAGGAGAAATTTGGAGAACTTATGCAGGAGGGGCTTCATGAATATAACCGCAGGCGCCATTTGGTAAAtctagaaaagaagaaaaagaaaggcatGGTTTTGGGTAGACCAAATGAAGGCAAGGACAGGAGCTCTGAGATGTCTAACCCTGATGATCAGGGAGATAGAGGAGGATTGTTTGACCCAGAAGAAAGAAAGCGATTCTATAAGGTTCTCTTTGATGATGGTGCCTGA